A window of the Streptomyces formicae genome harbors these coding sequences:
- a CDS encoding DUF3097 domain-containing protein, with translation MRSYSPDLTPPWKRQSPAPEVPAEPDLVVEEVATGFCGAVIRCEAGTVTLEDRFGKHRVFPLEPRGFLLEGKVVTLVRPTTGAPVRPVRTASGSLAVPGARARVARAGRIYVEGRHDAELVEKVWGDDLRIEGVVVEYLEGVDDLPAVVADFSPAADARLGVLVDHLVPGSKESRIAASVTDPHVLVVGHPYIDVWEAVKPSALGIPAWPSVPRGQDWKTGVCRALGWPENTGAAWQHILSRVGSYRDLEPALLGRVEELIDFVTA, from the coding sequence ATGCGCAGCTACAGCCCCGACCTCACCCCTCCCTGGAAGCGGCAGAGCCCCGCTCCCGAGGTGCCCGCCGAGCCGGACCTGGTCGTGGAGGAGGTCGCGACGGGCTTCTGCGGCGCGGTGATCCGCTGCGAGGCAGGGACGGTGACGCTGGAGGACCGCTTCGGCAAGCACCGGGTGTTCCCGCTGGAGCCACGGGGCTTTCTGCTGGAGGGCAAGGTCGTCACCCTGGTCCGGCCGACCACCGGCGCGCCGGTACGGCCGGTGCGTACCGCCTCCGGCTCGCTCGCCGTCCCCGGCGCCCGGGCCAGGGTCGCCCGCGCGGGCCGCATCTATGTGGAGGGCCGGCACGACGCGGAGCTGGTGGAGAAGGTGTGGGGCGACGATCTGCGCATCGAGGGGGTGGTCGTCGAGTACCTGGAGGGCGTCGACGACCTGCCCGCCGTCGTCGCGGACTTCTCGCCGGCGGCCGACGCGCGCCTGGGCGTGCTCGTGGACCATCTGGTGCCGGGCTCCAAGGAGTCCCGTATCGCGGCCTCCGTCACCGACCCGCACGTGCTGGTGGTCGGCCATCCGTACATCGACGTGTGGGAGGCGGTGAAGCCGTCCGCCCTCGGCATCCCGGCCTGGCCGTCCGTGCCGCGCGGCCAGGACTGGAAGACGGGCGTCTGCCGGGCCCTCGGCTGGCCGGAGAACACGGGCGCGGCCTGGCAGCACATCCTGTCGCGGGTCGGCAGCTACAGGGACCTGGAGCCGGCGCTGCTCGGGAGGGTGGAGGAGCTGATCGACTTCGTCACGGCGTAG
- a CDS encoding MBL fold metallo-hydrolase — protein MDVGWEESGWERLADGVGRRRLPVWDATAGVVAGDDSVLLYDTGSTLREGAALRTEIESLLGGRRVTHIALSHPHFDHVLGTAAFSAVRVYGAVGVDQVLVRDRDSLRDDAVRHGLAPVDATRATDVLVPPQHVVSGEWTLDLGGRQVLLANVGPGHTGHDLALLVPGTATEPEIVFCGDLVEESGDPQAGPDAIPSRWPAALDRLLALGGEDAVYVPGHGAVVDAAFVRAQRDELARRFGVS, from the coding sequence ATGGACGTCGGTTGGGAAGAGTCCGGGTGGGAGCGGCTGGCCGACGGAGTCGGCCGCCGCCGCCTGCCCGTCTGGGACGCGACGGCCGGTGTGGTCGCCGGCGACGACTCGGTGCTCCTCTACGACACGGGCTCGACGCTCCGCGAGGGCGCCGCCCTGCGCACCGAGATCGAGTCCCTCCTCGGCGGCCGCCGTGTGACCCATATCGCGCTCAGCCACCCCCACTTCGATCACGTGCTGGGCACGGCGGCGTTCTCGGCGGTGCGGGTCTACGGGGCGGTGGGCGTCGACCAGGTGCTCGTACGGGACCGGGACTCGCTGCGCGACGACGCCGTCCGGCACGGTCTGGCGCCCGTCGACGCCACGCGGGCCACGGATGTGCTGGTGCCGCCGCAGCACGTGGTCTCCGGCGAGTGGACCCTGGACCTCGGCGGCCGGCAGGTCCTGCTCGCGAACGTCGGCCCCGGCCACACCGGGCACGACCTCGCCCTGCTCGTGCCCGGCACGGCCACCGAGCCCGAGATCGTCTTCTGCGGCGACCTGGTCGAGGAGTCGGGCGACCCGCAGGCGGGCCCGGACGCGATCCCCTCGCGGTGGCCGGCGGCGCTGGACCGGCTGCTGGCGCTGGGCGGCGAGGACGCGGTGTACGTACCGGGGCACGGGGCGGTGGTGGACGCCGCCTTCGTCCGCGCTCAACGGGATGAGCTGGCCCGGCGGTTCGGGGTGTCGTAG
- the hemW gene encoding radical SAM family heme chaperone HemW, producing the protein MPSVLPDGEPMPRDGALPPHALAGAGDRPLGFYLHVPYCATRCGYCDFNTYTATELRGSGGVLASRDNYADTLVEEIRLARKVLGDDPRQVRTVFVGGGTPTLLAAADLVRMLAAVREEFGLADDAEVTTEANPESVDPAYLAELRAGGFNRVSFGMQSARQHVLKVLDRTHTPGRPEACVAEARAAGFDHVNLDLIYGTPGESDDDWRASLDAAIGAGPDHVSAYALIVEEGTQLARRIRRGEVPMTDDDVHADRYLIAEDVLSGAGFAWYEVSNWATSEAGRCLHNELYWRGADWWGAGPGAHSHVGGVRWWNVKHPGAYAAALGEERSPGAGREVLAAEDQRVERILLELRLREGVPLSLLRAAGLEASGRALADGLLEPGPYEAGRAVLTLRGRLLADGVVRELVD; encoded by the coding sequence CGCGGGCGCGGGCGACCGGCCCCTCGGGTTCTATCTGCACGTTCCGTACTGCGCCACGCGCTGCGGCTACTGCGACTTCAACACCTACACCGCGACCGAGCTGCGCGGCAGCGGCGGTGTGCTCGCCTCCCGCGACAACTACGCCGACACGCTCGTCGAGGAGATCCGGCTCGCCCGCAAGGTGCTCGGCGACGACCCGCGGCAGGTGCGCACGGTCTTCGTGGGCGGCGGCACGCCGACGCTGCTGGCCGCCGCCGACCTCGTACGGATGCTGGCGGCGGTGCGGGAGGAGTTCGGCCTCGCCGACGACGCCGAGGTGACCACGGAGGCGAACCCGGAGTCCGTCGACCCCGCGTACCTGGCGGAGTTGCGGGCGGGAGGCTTCAACCGGGTGTCCTTCGGCATGCAGAGCGCACGGCAGCACGTCCTGAAGGTGCTGGACCGTACGCACACGCCCGGACGGCCCGAGGCATGCGTCGCGGAGGCACGCGCCGCGGGCTTCGACCACGTGAACCTGGACCTGATCTACGGCACGCCGGGCGAGAGCGACGACGACTGGCGGGCCTCGCTCGACGCGGCGATCGGGGCCGGCCCCGACCATGTGAGCGCGTACGCGCTGATCGTCGAGGAGGGCACGCAGCTCGCGCGGCGCATCCGGCGCGGCGAGGTGCCGATGACCGACGACGATGTGCACGCCGACCGGTATCTGATCGCCGAGGACGTGCTGTCGGGCGCGGGCTTCGCGTGGTACGAGGTCTCGAACTGGGCCACCTCGGAGGCCGGGCGCTGCCTGCACAACGAGCTGTACTGGCGCGGCGCGGACTGGTGGGGAGCCGGGCCGGGCGCGCACAGCCACGTCGGGGGCGTGCGCTGGTGGAACGTGAAGCATCCGGGGGCGTATGCGGCGGCCCTGGGGGAGGAGCGGTCACCGGGCGCCGGGCGGGAGGTCCTCGCCGCCGAGGACCAGCGCGTCGAGCGGATCCTCCTCGAGCTGCGGCTGCGCGAAGGCGTGCCGCTGTCGCTCCTGCGCGCGGCGGGCCTGGAGGCGTCCGGGCGTGCCCTCGCCGACGGGCTCCTGGAGCCGGGGCCTTACGAGGCGGGCCGCGCCGTCCTCACCCTGCGCGGGCGACTCCTCGCGGACGGCGTCGTCCGCGAGCTGGTGGACTGA